cccttaatggtcatcgttctaactaccaagagaaataactgagaaggttgcccccttcttctcaaaACACGCTGCAACAAAAGACAAGAGCTTGCCACTAACTCTGCTACTTGAGATGAGTCTACCACCAACCCTCCCAGAAACTgcagaacttctggagatacccaaaacaacaccaaccgtccaacctgatgttggagaactgttcctccctgtaactagagacacaccaagaacagttgtcacgattttgaggaaaaaatcgccaaaccctccaaactattgcagatgagcaagatgcctgaaaatagactgcaaataagagactagtgcagatgttcgcacaacaactccaGGTGCGACGAAAAGCAGACTgcagcaaagtacaatttttgaggaaaaaatcataaatcctcccATGAGTTTTTTTTACatggacaaaaaatatttaaaaacccagagacttttttaagggaaaaaatatattaaaacccatcagaattttttccaagtaaaaaaatattaaaaaccaaaACAGacatcgatgcccataagccatcttcacgcttttcgaggcacgaaaaatgaggtactgagaagatgctaagtgcacaaaacctgaGGTATGAGGTTCAATGCATTGAGACAAGTCCAGGCACAAATTCCAATGCAGAAAATAGAGGCAGATACAAGTACAGACTTCAAAAAACAAATGAGGTACGGCTGGCACAGATTTTGAGAAAATTTTAAGACTGGCCCAAaaaaatccgaagacaacccagaaatccttgcgAAAAAATCTGAAATCAGAATTGAAATCCGTTGGCAAGAAATTcgaggcacggaaaacgatgcacccacaaaattctgaaaacaacccagttgagctctcgaaaaacccaccaagaatttgcaaTCAGAAAAAAAATTCGACTTGATttgaagggtaaaaaccctaatcgaaaatgcagatttccgtttgaaaatggcagaaaaaaaaaattgcaggtGGAAAAAATCGTGTCACGCGCAGAGAATTAATGGTGTCGTGGGACGAAGCTCTGGTTAAAAAGAAATCCGCCACAGAAAACACAAAGAACAGTAGAAAAAACCGTCTGAAAGAAAACCCTttagaaaaaaaatttgaatttcgaaCTCTAAAAAAATCACAAGCCCTAGATTTGTTTTTTCAATGATGAAAAATTTCATTCGAAAATTTTTAGAAAAAGCAAAAAATTTCTTTCTACTCTaataccataatacagatgcaaaagcatatggatttcaaagactcgatgttgttcaattaatcaaggagacaaagctcctttaaattgagttacaaagacgatgtttctaaaagaaacaatcgttaactagaggcgaaattagaaacaacttaaatgaccattaataacacatggagaaagatattattctaatacaatCAATTAGAATTATGTTTTGCAGTAAGTTGTCTTTCCTAATTCATGTCTAACCCACAAGAAGAACATTGGCATGTTGCAAAATGAATTCTTAAATATGTCAAAGATACCCTCAATTTGGCATACCATATAGAAGCTCTAAAAATTTCGTATTATCTGAGTATACTAACTCAGATTATACTGGATCAGTTAATACTCATAAATCTACCACTAGATATGTTTCACTCTTGGTTCAGGAGTAATTTCTTGACAGAGTAAGTTGCAACATACAGTTTCCATATCATCCACTATGACAGAATATCATCCACTATGACAGAATATTTAGGTAGCCTTCCTTACAAATTGTGAGTTTGTGAGGTAATGTTGCCGAGGATATTAGTTGATCTTCAATTTACCAGACAGCACTGATCTCACTTTTTAATGGCAATATGGCAATGAAAGTGTGCAAATGATAGTGGAAAAATTGATCTATCATGCTAGATACAACATACAAGCATATTTAAGTTAATCATTATTACGTCGGATGGTCAATACTGAAGACACTTATCTTTATTATTGTCCTACAGAAGAGGAAATTACTGACATAATGACTAAaccccttattcactatgttgaaAATAAATAGCCAGTTCGGATTATACTTGATTAAAATTTAATGTTGCCCAGTGGcaattcaaatttaaatatatattgtaataacttgagcgATTACATGTgttattgggctgggcccaaattgGACAATATTGTAACTTGTAAAATTAAGGTAGGCCCTAAATTGAGCGCTAAAGGCAGATTGTAAAATGAAATTTGAATATGAAATTTGCCCAGCCGACTTGGGTAAATTATGaggatgaatcttgtatataaacaagattcatctTAAACATCTATCATCCGGCTATCAAGCGAATATCTCATCTATCTTCTGTGATCTGAATCTCCTATCTTGTCACCTTGAGCGAATCTGATCAtcaaatcagataatcaatttgtGCGAACCTGAGTGACATTGTGTGCAGTTGGTGCGCAATCTAAGCCTCCATTATGCTGCGATCTGGTCTGATTGTTGAACGAATTTGTTAGGCATCTTGGTGAGCGAACTTGTGGTTGAACATTGCTGTGATCTTCCTCTCCATGTAGCACCGATATTCTGCCTTTCTGAGACAGCGAagttgattgatgtggtttgggaAAAGTCTTGGTGAATCTGCCCTAGATCGATATCACAATCAAATAAGTAATCTGATCTATATTGTACATGTAATCTGCTTATGACTAAAAGATTTGATCTGGATCTTatatgctgggtttttcctccaagagggaggttttcccagggtattttggtGTCTTTTGTGTCATGTGTGTTtgcattttaaattaatttctgAGTCTACCTAATTCTGATCACTGAAATTAACACACTAGGGGGTTATCAGATATTTTATAAGAAATATCTAGGCAAACTAATAGTTGTTTGAGTTTGCTAAATCATGCATAGATTGTTATGCCTGCCATAAGCTTCTTGTCATTTTTGTGACATGGTTATTAAAACTGCTAAGGGGCTGCTAGCTTATACATGGCAGCATTACGCAATGTTAAAAAATGCTCTGCATATTAAATCCATATGCAATGTGCACAGCATGATTCAGCCAAGTGTTTTGTTAAAGAAATTGAATGTATGCTCTCCCTTATTGACTTACAGGTTTTATTAATTGAGATTCTGCTATCAAGAGAAACGAAAAAGAGGAAAGCAGGTTTTGCAGAGACTTGAAATATGTAATAATAATGCACAAAAGAACAGTATGGAGGTTGGAATACAAGTAAAGATAGCACAAAGAAATTAAACGGTTAAAGGAGTGATTCACAACTTTTTCTGTGTTCATTTCTAACAGAAAAGTATTTAACATATGAAATATGGTTTCTGGACATCATGCAGGACAAGCATCATTATATTAGGTTCACTAAGATGCTGTGGCTCCTCTTAGTTATGTAGCCTTGGAACCATTTGCAATTCTATTAGCCCTCTGGCATTCTTATCTGATTCTTAAGGCAGAGTCAATTTGCACCTGCATGTACACAAAATGTTATCTACGAAGGGATTGTAACTGATTTATTTTCAGCAGAGAGAAGACCAACCTCTGCATCCATATCTCTGGAATCACTGGAATCATCTGGAACCAAATCTTCATGAATTTGCAGATCAGGAAGCTCTGAATTAGTAGCAAACTTTGCCCATTTTTCCTTTCTTACAAATCCAAGGCATGGATACAGTAAAAATCCAATCAGGACAGCAGTGAGGCTGACAACCATGACTTTTCGTGACGCAATCACCACCACCAAAATCAACAAAAGAGAAGGTGGAAGGCAAAGCAAAATCACCCCAAGCACTCCGAAGGGCACCTTGTAGGGTCGATACATATTTGGTTCTTTAAATCTTAGCCACATAAATGCTGCAAACTCTGCAAACATTCCGAAGCAGTAGAGATAGTTCTCCGCAGCTACAATCTCTTGAAAGGTCATAGATGATAACAACAAAACACCTGACGCAGAAAACAAAATGCCCAATAGAGGAGTTCCATATTTTGATCTAACTGCAAACATTGATGGTAACATACCTCTCTCTGCCATTCCTAGAAGCTGAAAAGAATCACTACTCATCTCTGCCTCAAACATACCCATGTTTGAAAGAGCAGAAGCTGCTTCCACCCACCATTGCAACCAGAACCCACCTAAAATCTTGGCAACATCTGCAAAATAGCCTGCATTCCATTGGCTTCTAACAAGATCTATAGATCCAATAGCTGATAAAAGTGGGAGGATATAAGTACCCACGACAAGCAACACAGCCCAGTATAGCGCCTTAGGAAGGGTTCTCTTGGGATTCTCCACTTCTCCTGCTAGTGTACTTACCGAGTCCCAATAATTCAGATTCCAGAAAAGTGTATTCAGATAAACATTCCAGTCAATGTTTTTTGTATCAATCTTTAGCCATTTCGAAGGTTCCAGATGTGGTATGGAAATAATGCCCATCATGCAGAACGGAAGTAAAGAAAAAATTCCAAGGCAAACAGAGGCCCAACCTACAATGGTAAGACCCCTGTAATTCAGGTAAGTCAAGGCCAGGGTTATTACTATTATAGCTGCAATTCTAGGAATCCCACTGCCAACCACTGGAAACACAGATTTAAGGTAGTCCAAGAACAAGACGGGATAGAGAGCATTATCAATGACTCcgctcaaccacttccaccaacCTTGCTGGAATCCCCAAAATGGGCCAAATGCTGCTGAAATCCAGACAACATACCCGCCATTCTCAGGAAACATTGTACCCAATTCAGCAGTAACGAGAGCTTCAGGGATGCTCCAAAGAAGGGGAAAGATAAGAAAACCAAGAATGGCTAAGAGAGGTCCCCCAGCTTTCACAGAGTCCTCAACACCAAAAGGTCCCCCAGAAACTTCATAAAAAATTAGAAAGACTAGGGGTACAATAGATAGCTTATGACTAGGAATCTGGGATTTAGGAGACTTTGGTGCATCAATATTTGTTGAATCAAAATCTTGATTCATCTTGAGACCTCTTGAAACAGGGCACTTCCCTCTTCTATGCAATTCGTTCACAGAATCAACCTGTTTGACTTCTGTGCTGGCGAGTCTAAGATCGCTCAAAAATTGGGAAGCAACCATCAAATACGATGTCCGAATCTATGTCATCCTTCGGCACCCGATCCGGGATAAACAGTAAATAGCCATGCGAGCGAAAAACAAGCCATTGACATCCTATGTGAAGCCATAATTTTGGGTTTAGATAAGTAAAGTTGTCTCTGCAAAATTAATCGACTCTCAGAAAGTTCGCTATATAAAATACCATAATTTGCCGCAAAGGATGATAAAACAAAGATACGCTGtcaaaataaaatttatgaatGCACAGGCACGCTATTCGAAAAATATAAATACATGGAATAAGCTAACATTTTTTTACGGGTGCACTACATCAGAAAAAACAAATACGAGTATTAAATGCCCAGATTTCGCAGAGCAGGACTAAACTTACCTAGGGTTCGATTCCAACAGTTGGGTTCAATCCAGACGATACCCTGCTAAAATTTTTTGGAAATGATATAGCATCAATCTGTTGGAATCCCTGTGTGGAGCAcagaccttaaaaaaaaaaaaattcagctcCGTCAATCTGAGGAGAAAATGTTGAGTTTGATACATATATCAAACTGTCGAACCCTAAAACCGATAGCATATGAGAAGACCCAGATAAGAAGAGGCTAAAACCTCTGTGTTTTCGGTCTTGACAGGATCTATACAGCGGTTGTGATATTTGAAGGGAAGAGAGAATTTTGCAATATAAGAAGAATTTTAATTGAATTCTGACTGGGTTTTCTATTCGGGAAGGGGAGAGAATTTTGCAATATGAGAATAAATTTAGTTGAATTCTGACTGGGTATTCTACTGGGGTTTCGATTTTCAAATATGCAAGATTTCTTAATTGATTTCGTTCAATTTCAATACGATGTCAATGTTTATTTGTCAAAAAGGCAGGCCCTTGAACTGCATTAAGTATACACGTCTACAAGTGGACGTTTTCCAAGCGTGATTTCATTTTATTGCGATTTTGCACATTTTCTTAAGAATTAACCTCATTGCAAAAAGTGGCAAGAAGCGTGGAATTGCACGTTCTATGGGGCTTAAGTTTTTATTTATAAGGAAGAGGTAGTCTTATGAATTTTTATTTGTCAcaagattatttggaatcttttttttttaaaaagagtatttaaaaaaaatatattatgtcACTTGTCAATCAGTTAAATTTGAGAGGGAAAACTAAATTTATTTACCACTGTCTTGCTTAAACTTAGGAGCTTAAACTTAAATTGATCTGCACTACAATGTTCATGGGACCATCTGCATCCCTTAAATTTAAGAGTTGCAGTACGAAATTCATGGGACTGTCAACTTTAAAATATTCATAGAAAATCTCAACAACTCTAGTTTTATTtgttaggaagcccccctccatgaaATCTCAGCCTCAAAGCATCAATGTTAAAAGATAAAAATGGAAAAGTTATCATTATCAATCAATTGTTTCTATGTGCAATGAAATCGGGAATTCAAATTATTGTAAAACTTATAAAGATCCAAgcacataaaaccctagttatacaatgaaatccaccatacactaatgaagaacctaaaaacatgcaaagCAACAAATATGA
The nucleotide sequence above comes from Cryptomeria japonica chromosome 11, Sugi_1.0, whole genome shotgun sequence. Encoded proteins:
- the LOC131061238 gene encoding probable polyamine transporter At1g31830, coding for MVASQFLSDLRLASTEVKQVDSVNELHRRGKCPVSRGLKMNQDFDSTNIDAPKSPKSQIPSHKLSIVPLVFLIFYEVSGGPFGVEDSVKAGGPLLAILGFLIFPLLWSIPEALVTAELGTMFPENGGYVVWISAAFGPFWGFQQGWWKWLSGVIDNALYPVLFLDYLKSVFPVVGSGIPRIAAIIVITLALTYLNYRGLTIVGWASVCLGIFSLLPFCMMGIISIPHLEPSKWLKIDTKNIDWNVYLNTLFWNLNYWDSVSTLAGEVENPKRTLPKALYWAVLLVVGTYILPLLSAIGSIDLVRSQWNAGYFADVAKILGGFWLQWWVEAASALSNMGMFEAEMSSDSFQLLGMAERGMLPSMFAVRSKYGTPLLGILFSASGVLLLSSMTFQEIVAAENYLYCFGMFAEFAAFMWLRFKEPNMYRPYKVPFGVLGVILLCLPPSLLLILVVVIASRKVMVVSLTAVLIGFLLYPCLGFVRKEKWAKFATNSELPDLQIHEDLVPDDSSDSRDMDAEVGLLSAENKSVTIPS